The DNA segment atgtagaGCGGATCAATCTGATGAAGCTTCTCTCTCGGAGGAGATGCTTTCTATGCTTTATTGCATGGCAATCGTCAGGTCagcttctattttaattaattttggaatAGACAGTTACACACTAGAATTAGGGTtcaatttagtatttttcttatttttatttttagatatcaGTTTATCTCATAAAATGTTTTATACTGTGATGAATAAAATTGATTCATAGAATCCTTGAGGAGCtaattttgtatgtttttcaaTGACTGGTTTCAGCATTTACTCTAATTTTGTTTCAGTGATAAATTTAAATGACAGTTTCctatatccttttttttttaatgtatttatataaGGTTAGTGAATTGTGGTGTTGAGAAAACACGCAAGAAGGAATTGGTTTCAATTGCTGAGGCTGCTGAGGCAATTGGTATTCCGCGCATGCTCATTGATATTCGCCATGGTAAACAAGTATTCTTCTCTCTACATGTTGTTTATTCCTTGGTTTTGTTTTTGTAATCATAGGATGAGTGAAACGTGGTCTTCCAAATGTGGTGTTGAACAAGCTTCAAATATTGTCTTGTTTTAATGTGATAATGCATTTCCACTTACTTGTTGCTGTGACCGCAAATGCAGAGGGATCACATCGTGACCTTCCATCACTCAAGGTTGTTCGAAGTGCCTCTGTTAAGGTAAGGTTCATGTTGGTCTCCCTCTTGTCTTTCCCTTCACTTATTGCATTATCTTTTAAGCAAGTTTCTGTGTGTCTCTGGATGGAGATATTCATAGGGCACAATTCAACTAGATGTTCTTTACCAAGGATTTGTGGTTTTGTTTGAATATATTTGGTTTCGGGGGTTTTGGGGGCGATGGCATGCCAATGGCATAGAAAGATTGAAAGCATTAATGGGGTTTAACTCTTTCACTGAGGTTGGGTTGGATGGTTGGGCCTTGACAGAATTGTTTCGTCGTTCTTTTAAAAGGGGCTCCGAGCCTTGAACTGTAGGCTGTTCTTTTATTGGTCTTGTGCACCTGACTGCCCTTATGAACTGAATATTTACTTCACAGTTAGTATGTATGGTTCCCTCCTGCAAACTTTTATGATGTTTTGCTGATAATTTCAGGCACTTGATTGGTTAAAGTCTTATTACTGGGAGCCGCAGAGCAAAGAAATTCCTTTTCAGGGTGTAGGAAATGCAAAGgtaaaaaaagaaatcaagtctAAGATTCGTGAATTAGCCATCTGCCTGAAAGACAATGGGAGTTCCCATTCTAGCACTTCATTGGGAAAACGTGTGTAAGCTTTATTTGTTTTCATCATACAGCGATTTTCAATGTCTTCTGCTCTTCTTTGTTCTAAGTAAAAATCTTCCTAGGATTAATCTAGTTCTCTTGTGTTTTTTCATGCCTGGTGTTTTATTCATGCACAAGGAACTTGTCCTGATAGGAAAGTATGTGATTCATTTAAAGTTGAAAGCCTAGTTTGAAATTGTGATGGTTTAAAGTTGTTTGCCCTATTATTTTATGGAGGCTGCATTTGCCTTGAATAGCAATTAGCATATGTTTGGCctctttgattttgtttttcccCCTTCATAAATTTATTCATCATGAATTCCAAAATGCTGACCCAACTTCTTCACTCATCAAGCTGGCATCAAGAATAAGAAAATGTTTTCGAAATCTAGAAACAAGTGCTGTCTATGatcctttgttttttttttttttctgggaGTTTTACATACTTTCCATATAAATGGTGAttgaattttactttttgtttctCAATTATTATATGACTACATATTTTATCCAGCATGTGAAGTAGGTGTAATATACTTGACAATACTCAATAATGTCTAATACATGATGCAGTGTCTTGTTAGGACTAATGAAGAATTGCTGCTACATAAGTATCATTCCATATTTCTGGCTCAGTATGCTTTCACCTAATTCCTAATGGAAATATTTGATTTAGTTTTGACATGTGGGAAATATTTTATCTGTAGTTTGTTGTAGTTGTCTAGTTTGGATTGAGATTTTTGTGTAATAATTAATACCTTTGTGCTGGCAAATGTTCTGTTTGGAATATTCTGAATTTCTGATagagtattttttcttttaaagggGTGAAGCATGGTGAATTGCTTTTTGGGCGTAACAAGCATTTGGCTCTTGTGGTTGGCAAGAGCCAAAAATCACGATCTGGAGGTGGTTTAATATTCTTACTATATGATATATTGTTTACGCTTTTTGTTCTGTATAgcttttttatatgtttttatgCAAGTAAAAAACTATTTAGAGTTGGAGGCGGCACATCACAAAAAGATTGTTtctttaattgaaattaaagtgatTTCTTATAATAGTGTAATTTCAGTTATTGTTGATGTAAAGGGTATTCAAGCACTAATCAACCTCATACTTTTTCAGGCTCAAAGAAACAGATTGCAAAGATCTTGAAATCCATTCTTCGGCTATATTCAACCTTCTCCTCAGAGATTGTACATGTGCTGCTGGAgtatttgttgaaatttttaaGTTCCTCAGGGTTCAAAGAAAATGCAGATGATGCAACTGTTGATCTAACTGCTGAGAATATATTGTCTGATTGGAATCTTATCATAGTCAAATTGTGGAACAAGGAACCAGAATTACTCCTGAACCTTCTTAACGCTGTTCTTGATATGATTGAGACTCAGGAAGATGTGAAATGTGAAGGAGGTAAGTGGCagttttttatgtataataataattgtttagTACTGTTGGAGATGTATTTGTTGCATGCTTTTCCCTGTAATGCGTTGCATTTAAACATTCAATCTCTGTTACTTTCTATGGCTTTTGTACTGCACTACAATGGGTTTTTCCTCCTTAAGAAAAGGGGTTTTATTTAAGCattttggtttatgattttattttctctgtggcatgatttttatgttctttGTTTGCAGAGTCTTACCAACGTCatcatctttcttctttgtttgcaTGGCTTGTTGGAATTCTCTGCAAAGCCCCTTCTGCAGCATCAAAAATCCCTAAAGGAGTTTTGGTTGAACTTCTTCGAAAATGTCTTCTAGTATCACGACTCTGCAACAAGCAGCTTATGGATTCAGCCATTTATCTTGCAGTACTGATGGATGATACCTCTTTGTTGGATAGAGTTAGAAAGGTTTCTACTATTTGTTTGTCCAATTTAGAAATTTCTGATGATGATAACTCtttattgaattcaaagaatATATCCCAATTTGAGGAATGTATACATGAAGCAGCTAGAAAGCTAGAGTCAGTTAAACAACAGattatgaagaagaaaaatccaatggctatggatTGCGAGAGTAAAAGACCACAGGTGTGGACTCTGGCAAAGTCATGGAACCCATGTCCTATCGGCATGTTGCCTCGCGCTGCCGGTTCTTCTGGTTTTCTCCCTGTTCTTGACAATATtgacaaccaaaaccaaaatcaaaatcaaaatcaagtaTCCGAAAGGGAAGACAGTTGGAAACTTATCAAACACAGTGCCAAGAGAGATGCCACTTTAGACCTTAAGCTACTTGATAACTCAACTGTTAAAAAGATGAGGGAGACCCAAGAAGAAATTGGTGAACTGAACAATGTAGTGCAAATAGAAGAGGATGAAGGGTGGCTTATGGTAGATGGAGTTTGGAAGAGAGTTATGGAAGAAGAGCTACAAGCCATTAAATCAGAAGTAAGGATTTTAGTTTAACTTATGCTTCCTGTTTAGTCTATGTCAagctttaatttatgttatgttatggtctattattattattcatttatttaaagtattcacaaaaatttttatttagaagGGGTGGGTTATCTTTTTCCCCCTCTAtaaacgaaaaaagaaaatgggCAATCAGGCATAGCATATTGTACCTTTTTATTTTACCTCCAATTTCATTTGTGGGAACTGCATCCACAATCAAATACACTTTGAAAACAATCCCGTAATTTAGTAGAGAAAGTCCCGCAGGGGCGACCTGAGAACACATGATATGAGCAATGTAAGCTCTCAGATCAAACCACAGTCATATACTCTGATGTTTTTTTTTCCGTTACCGTCATTGTTTGGTACAACTACAAACCagtttgtttaaataaaaaatatagtgtTTCAAGTATTTTAGAAATACTGATGTTTCAATAGTTTTAGCCATTAATttcaatcataaaatatatacataatcgAGATTAATGGCTAAAACCGAACTAGGAATGTACCAACTGATGACAGTCACAAGtaaaaaagaacaagagaatATATGATTGCCTGTTATAATCCGAAACCCTTGAACCTCATGTGGTCTCAGGACGACCCTGTAGAACACCCCTACCTCCACATCTATTAGATActtgtgtttgatgaaattggACAATTGaatattcattcaatcatgtTATACCAATGTGATGATTCTATCCAACATGATTCAGTGGCTATATTTATATAGCCTCAAACTTGGTACTTCTAGGCTTATATTACATATTTACGTGTACTACAACGAAGTACTTATATGTTTAGCTTCCGTGAAGTAGGACAGGGAATGTTCCGGTTTCTGTGAGAGTACAACTTTGTACTACAGCTTCCCGTTATTATTTGTACTGCAACATGAAAATTTGGGGGAAAAAAAACCATTAAAATCAGCAAAATGAATGTCAATGtgttgcataatttttttttaaaaaaaatatccttgTTTCTTATacagttttaattgtaaaaaaattgtatattaaAGAAGAGTGTTTTTTTTTGGGTATGTAGTAAAGAAGTGTAGAATCGAGAATTATTCCGGGGTTGATGGGTCATGGTCATGGGTCCAATATGAGCTGTGTAACGTGAAACTTGAAATACCATAAATCATAGAAGtttgtagaaaaaaattatgggaaaatgaataaaaaacatATCTATCTTAGTTAACTCTACGACTCATAAGATAGCACTTAACGAaactatttattatatttttatgaatttagcTAACATATGGTTCAAAACatattaagattattattaataaaaaaatttatattttttattttaataaatattttaaaaatttaaaattaaatttttataattatttttaattaataatgaataaaCTACTATTTCTATCAATAGAAGTTGAAAACGCTAACGAATCTATCCATAGAAAAAAGAATTACCAAATGTATCTATTAATAATGACATCTGTGTATCGAAATTACCCAATCGTTAATCTAGCGTTGACTACGTTTGTGACCCTCCTTACGTGGCACATTACGGTGTTATGTGGTCTAGGAGTTTTTATACGTTgaaattgtgatttattttgtattaaaatataaatggtagttagaaatttatttaaaaaaatagaaattagaaattatgAGTTAGCAAGACTATTTATATTCGCGCGTTTCACAAAACAAAGGTTAGAGTCCTAGGAGAGACAAactgttcttctttttcactcGAACATTATATCCTATTCCATTTCTCTGTAGGTTAGCTGCAGATGATAATCACATTGCACACAAAGCTAAACACCACAATGATTGACATAGTCACAAGCCACAACCTAAATTTACTAACTTCAGCTTTAATGTTCCTTAACTTCATGAGCATTTTCATCTTAGCCTCAGCCTCAAGAACATCTTCGTGCatctttctttttgaaaaagCTCTCCTCAAACCCTTCCACTGACCTTCGATTTCGTCTATTTATACAAAGTAACTGTAATTTGAAGTCTATCAATGGCATAAAAACTTAGATCGAAAAAATATTCACTTCGAATAAAACAAAATGTACAAAGGATATACCTTCCATTTGGGACAGTGGACAAATCACCTCCCATGATTTATTGCTGTCCCCGACTGCAACAAAGTCACATCCAACCCACAGAAGTATCTCCCATTAAACTTTCTATCATGCACCAGCTTTGAAATTGAACTTCTAAATACACTACAACTCCTATTTAAAGGTGGGTAAAGAGTCTACGCTTTGATATTGGAATATCTTCGAAGAATTTTGTTAACCTAgggttagggtttgtgtttgAGATGAgaaaagttttaaattaaaaaaattttaagatttaaggTTCATTATAACGGTCACACAGTTCATCAAGCCGCATATGAAGATCCTCTAAGTCATGTAACGCTATAATGTATCACGTAGGGAAGATCATTAACGGAATTAATGCCCGAATAACAATTGAATAGTTTCGACACAGATGTTATTATTGATGGATACATTTGGTAATTTTATTGTTAATGGATacatttagtattttttttctataagtaAATTTGTCaacgtttttaatttttataagtaaaaataataatttactcattaataattttaacatatatatttgaaatatatgttagttaaattctattttatttaatacataaaaattataaatgaaaCAAAAATTGAGGCCTTGGTATCAAGGTAAATTCGAACAAGTGATTATTACGAGGATTAACATGCATTCTTTGCATTGCACGAGACCCAAAAGAAAAACAGTGTCAGTATATATGAGAGTAAAACCAAGTTATTAGTACTTAGTAATATTAATAAACATAGGAGAATAATCTATGATACGCATCCAGAGGAAGAGAGAAGCTTATGAACTTGCCCTTTCCTACCACCTTTAACTACACTTCTATGGATAAAATTTTCTAATGCCCCTCCACCCCTTGACTTAAAATTGTTGTCTTTCCTAggtgtaaaaaaattaaaaataataataataatatattatgatGCTGCCATCTCTTGTATTCTTTTGCCTTTCAAGCACTCTCTCCACTAACCATCACTTCTTTAACCTTTTAATCCTTTGAATCAGACTTAGTTTTTTCAAAGAAAAGATCCAGAAAGGAACATGCACTGTGACCTACGGCTTCTGACAATTCTGTGGtcttattctaaaataatacGCACTTCCAATAAAGAACAATCATGTAAATATgcgttatttattttttattttctttattacatcaataatcaatattagtatgatgaaataataataattaaaagtatGGATGGATgaaatattgttttttttttcttttcacctTACTCTATTCAATAAATTGAATCATAATCACAactttaatagtataaaatggAGATAAAATTATgtcactttttaatttaaattagaaggaGAAATAGTGTAGAATGCAGTTATGAAGTGTATAGGTATTTTACGCAACTGTGGTATCAGAAGCAAAAATCGAACCATCCGATTTTTGGGTACATAAATCGGATCCTCCAATTACCTTcaccaaaatttaaattttctctCTCACACTAATCGGCTGTCTGATTAGTaggcttaatttttttttacagagAAATCGAATGGTCCGATTTTTTcattccttatttcaaaaaaaattgtccCACATCTATATTTAACACCCATATTCTCCACAATAATACACAACACACATATTTTTCATATCCAAAAAAAATGTGCCTTAATATGTGTATGTAAGTAattatttacttaaaaaatgGAGATAAAGTTATGTTACAAAAACTATGTATATTGATTTGGATGAATGGGAcctttttgaaagaaaaagagagtggTAAAGTGAAGTGTGGACTTAATTAAGCATGAGAGGTAATGATGCAAATCAAAAATCCAAGTAATACGAAATCCATGACTTTAGGTGCAAAATGAAATTcatgatatatgtatatagattaAAGGTATTGTCCTTTGCATGTGAAATTTCATCATTATTTGGCTGAGATTCGGTGGTGAATTTTTCATGTATATTGATGAGACGCTCCTTAGCAGGAAGCACCTATCATTCATATTACTTTATTAAGGTAGAAACATCAAACTCACAACCCCACCAACAATTTTTTcctcttaaatttattttgaaaataaattaaaaataaaaaagagagaaaggaataagaagaggagaaagagtGATTTATTTCggctaatttttttacatataaatgATTTTAACGTAAAATAcgataatatttaattattttggtatTTTACAATGTTATGATAACAGCAgacattttataataaaaatatttttaattataaaaaaattattaacgtTTTATAAAAACCCAACAACAAATTATAACACATAATTTAGATTCActcttaataatttaatattaaaaaaatcgtTTGTTTCATTGCCCACTAATGAGCTTCCCTTAAAAGGatgatatatttattaaaattttgatgaattgatattaaaatattctCTTCAACAGATATTTACTATATATTatcacattattaaaattgtttaTTAATCAATGCATGAATTACCTAACAAATTAATTACATACGAATATTTGTTGTCTAGTTAGCAATGTAAAACAATAttgtatatactatatatataataatggaAGAGTTTTAAGTGTACTGAAAATACCGGTATTTCATCAGttattttaaccgttgatttaaattataaaaaatatatataatatatactaaTTGAAATCAACGGTTAAAACACCTGAAACACTAGTATTTTAgatacatttaaaatttttcttataataataatcttatatatatgtatcGACACATACATTAGTTGTTAATTTTTAGGTTTACCATATaccaaaaataaatgaataaatattaGGTTTACCGTTGTGTTCTATAGATAGTAAAGTTACTAGCAAGTTGCAAAATATCTTGTAACATGGAACATTCAAGAATAATATAGTACAACTCCTtgtctaaaaagaaaaaaaaaataatatagtacAACTCAATTTCTAAGCTCTTGAAAACTATATATAGGCAATGCTTAATTAGTTCACtaattcgtttttttttttccctcacaaaagaacaaaatataCTTAACTTGCTCggcaaaaaaatattttcatcacTAAAAGTAATGCTTAGTCCTTTTTAGTCCCCATTAACATCTCTTTTGAAAATCCAAACTTCGTTATGTTCACTCAAAAATTGGAAAgacattattattataattacatGTCCTTTTGAATAATAATGTCACTAACAACCTTGAACAGAAGTTTAACGGTAgggaaaataattaatatttaaattttctttataTCTCTCTTCACAATAACAACCTTTTGTTCATAAGtcttaaaattatttcaaaggatgaaaaaaaaaatcaggaTGTAAACATAAATTATCCCATTTTTTAAGTTTCTATAAAACATTAATCGATATAAAGTCTGGTTTAGTAAAAttctttaaagatatttttgtttttgtatattttattttgtatttgataaattcaaaagattatatacttatatttttattttgaaaagttaaaaatatttttaaaattatctattaatatacttttatagtttatatttattgaaagtcacaattattttgatttattaagtatatatataatatttaattttaatgttaatgtaaaactattttatatgtgtatctaattatataacatcacattagtaaaaataattattttttatattgatcgtgtaaataattataaaaaaacaattATAATTATACAACTGTATAAAACGTATTATACTGGTAGTGtatgaaaattaaactcatatatATTATGCTCAAATCTTTCAAACCTTCCCTTTTAGTAAATTAATCCAATAATAGTTTGCTTTTTGGAGGCATGCAtcttctctatctctattttttttttcatttttattttaaaaacttaataaattagTTGACACATGGTGATGATCTTCACATGTTATGCATTTAGATTTGTGCTTTGGTAGCATAAAAGACAAAAACTTTCTCTTCTAAAAAGGAATGCATAGTGGGTCACATGGAGATGGAGATAGGTCATGTGATGCAACATATGTTGTCCATTTTAACACTGCATATATAAGCTGAAACCTGATGAAGATGCTggtaatattattttggaatagAATCTTCTCATTATTGAATAGATTTGGACCCTTCTGGATTCTTAGGCACTAGTGATAATATATGATCATGTATTTGCATAGAGGATTCCCTGTAGACTTTGACCACCAAACatgattcttttttattttgattgtcCACGGTATCCTCTAACCTAACAGGTTAATGATTAATTCATTGCGAATCTGTTAGTGAGTTGCTGTATATACAAGGCGGAATTCAAACTCTCGACACTTACTTAAATGGACGAGTGAgttgaccactcgaccaacccaaattaaattagttactaaACATGATTTTTTATTGTGAGATAAAAATCAAAGGCCTTAACGGTTAATAATAGTCAATAGTAATAAGCAAGATTTAAGTGATCATGCTTGCTAATTAGGTTTTGCTTGGGAtgctatatatttttatcagcCTAGAAAGCCACCATTATTGTGTGTCACTTTCCTCATAATTTTCAAAGTAAGAAAGGAAAGTAGAAAGAAAgtgatgaatgaatgaatgatatGATTGAATGTGACTCCTTCAACTATGGAATCTAGACATAGCTAGAAGGTTTATATATTTCTGAGATGGAtcaatcatatatatttttagttgCAAATTTTTACCAccgtatattttatttaatttatgtttttgtgATAGTTATCTATTTGTTGTTATTATATGTTATAATAGTAACTGTATATTTTTTGTGGCCATAAAAAAGTTTTTACTGATAATTATATAactattgttaaaatttttatttttacgacAAAGTATAGAACGACTAATGCATGTCTAATTgccactaaaaataaaataaactgtcaccaaaaataattttttctagtAATGCTATTAAGAAAATTGAAATCTTTATACTTATCTAATCAAATTACATAATAGAAATATTAGATGATCAATTTTTTATACACGAATAATGTTCATTAACTTGTGTATTCGCACAAATTTTACATGTTTATTATGCATGAGCTGAGttttacaatttaattttattttttcaaattcctCAGATTCATTTATAGATTCTCAAATTttatatctaaattatttatagagTGAAATATTCTTTAAATAACACATATAGTTGAAAGActacatatatacaaaatattgtGTGTCTTTATTTAAAGGGAATTATGATGTATATATGTTTGAGAAATGATCACTTTAAATGTGAATAACAAAtgtcaatatataatattccatcaatatatattaattaaaaaaaccgTTTAAATAAAGacgtctaaaatattttttttaaatattttttagtaactaaaattatcatatataatcgattaaatcatgttatttttatgaaaattagaTCAGATAAATCGATTTGGCTAAAAAATcaatgaaataaattttatatcagtctaaattaatatttttttatagaaaataattataatacccTTATTgtagaaaatgactaaaatactcttataattaattttgaaaaccttAAATCTTAACTCTACAATGacacacaaaaaaaagagaagagttagaatttagaattctcaaaatttatatatataataagagtattttagtaattttttataataagaatattatagtcattttttataaaaaaataatttaaataaatttaatatttaatttactgattttttggccaaatcaatttgtcttatttaattttaataaaaataatacaatataattaattatatattaaattttaattattaaaaaataattaaaaaaatattttaaacaattttatttgagttacttcctaattaaaaattatagaaGGAGGTATAGTTGTTGTTCTTCTATGAACTCTCTAGGGTCACGGGTATGCTTTGGATTGTTCAAAAAATGAATAATGGTCAGAATGTTCTACCCTATTTACTAGGTACAATG comes from the Arachis duranensis cultivar V14167 chromosome 7, aradu.V14167.gnm2.J7QH, whole genome shotgun sequence genome and includes:
- the LOC107496615 gene encoding uncharacterized protein LOC107496615 isoform X2; translation: MKLLSRRRCFLCFIAWQSSVNCGVEKTRKKELVSIAEAAEAIGIPRMLIDIRHEGSHRDLPSLKVVRSASVKALDWLKSYYWEPQSKEIPFQGVGNAKVKKEIKSKIRELAICLKDNGSSHSSTSLGKRVKHGELLFGRNKHLALVVGKSQKSRSGGSKKQIAKILKSILRLYSTFSSEIVHVLLEYLLKFLSSSGFKENADDATVDLTAENILSDWNLIIVKLWNKEPELLLNLLNAVLDMIETQEDVKCEGESYQRHHLSSLFAWLVGILCKAPSAASKIPKGVLVELLRKCLLVSRLCNKQLMDSAIYLAVLMDDTSLLDRVRKVSTICLSNLEISDDDNSLLNSKNISQFEECIHEAARKLESVKQQIMKKKNPMAMDCESKRPQVWTLAKSWNPCPIGMLPRAAGSSGFLPVLDNIDNQNQNQNQNQVSEREDSWKLIKHSAKRDATLDLKLLDNSTVKKMRETQEEIGELNNVVQIEEDEGWLMVDGVWKRVMEEELQAIKSEVRILV
- the LOC107496615 gene encoding uncharacterized protein LOC107496615 isoform X1, which codes for MESVLFGFREEPNLEKDTAKTSSSALRLVPWLSWEEWIFVKNSLFSDSPHSVSEALNRISAWRSRGCLPVVVEVTASIVEIQQKDPYFRADQSDEASLSEEMLSMLYCMAIVRLVNCGVEKTRKKELVSIAEAAEAIGIPRMLIDIRHEGSHRDLPSLKVVRSASVKALDWLKSYYWEPQSKEIPFQGVGNAKVKKEIKSKIRELAICLKDNGSSHSSTSLGKRVKHGELLFGRNKHLALVVGKSQKSRSGGSKKQIAKILKSILRLYSTFSSEIVHVLLEYLLKFLSSSGFKENADDATVDLTAENILSDWNLIIVKLWNKEPELLLNLLNAVLDMIETQEDVKCEGESYQRHHLSSLFAWLVGILCKAPSAASKIPKGVLVELLRKCLLVSRLCNKQLMDSAIYLAVLMDDTSLLDRVRKVSTICLSNLEISDDDNSLLNSKNISQFEECIHEAARKLESVKQQIMKKKNPMAMDCESKRPQVWTLAKSWNPCPIGMLPRAAGSSGFLPVLDNIDNQNQNQNQNQVSEREDSWKLIKHSAKRDATLDLKLLDNSTVKKMRETQEEIGELNNVVQIEEDEGWLMVDGVWKRVMEEELQAIKSEVRILV